One Tiliqua scincoides isolate rTilSci1 chromosome 9, rTilSci1.hap2, whole genome shotgun sequence DNA segment encodes these proteins:
- the LOC136660681 gene encoding C-signal-like: MARHHVHYPGQYGKSIVGELRNVAAKHQGVVIVQLDVSDPPSIKAAAARVTQQLKGAGLNLLINNAGIAKHSTLESETPENMSEGYNINVIGPLMVSQAFLPLLRKAAQESPKKGMSCSKAAIVNISSQAGSLETTLGWDFAGHIIAYRCSKAALNMLTRCMSLGFAKDEILCISLHPGWVQTDMGNMSAQAPTTRNESVQNILSTLGRLSEKENGAFVDFEGEILPW; the protein is encoded by the exons ATGGCGCGTCACCATGTCCACTACCCTGGGCAGTATGGGaagtccatcgtgggg GAGTTGAGGAACGTGGCTGCTAAACATCAGGGAGTGGTGATCGTCCAGCTGG ATGTTTCTGACCCACCCAGCATCAAGGCTGCTGCAGCCCGAGTCACTCAGCAGCTAAAAGGGGCTGGGCTGAATCTCCTGATCAACAATGCTGGCATTGCAAAGCATTCTACTCTGGAGAGCGAAACACCGGAGAACATGTCTGAAGGGTATAACATCAATGTGATAGGACCTCTGATGGTGAGCCAG GCCTTCCTGCCCTTGCTGAGGAAGGCAGCTCAAGAAAGCCCAAAGAAAGGAATGAGCTGCAGCAAAGCTGCCATTGTCAACATTTCAAGTCAAGCTGGCTCCCTCGAAACAACCCTTGGGTGGGATTTTGCTGGACATATCATCGCTTACCGTTGCAGCAAA GCTGCACTGAACATGCTCACCCGGTGCATGTCACTAGGATTTGCCAAAGACGAGATCCTGTGCATATCACTGCATCCTGGGTGGGTGCAGACAGACATGGGAAACATGTCG GCGCAAGCCCCGACGACACGGAATGAGAGTGTGCAGAACATCCTGAGCACGCTGGGTCGTCTCTCTGAGAAAGAGAATGGTGCATTTGTTGATTTTGAGGGGGAAATCCTTCCCTGGTGA